The genomic region TGCACGGCTTCATCGCCCTGAAGAACGATCTGAACACGGTCGTGGGCCTGGGCTTCTACCAGCACGCCGAGACCCCGGGTCTGGGCGGCGAGGTGGACAACCCCCGCTGGAAGGCGCTGTGGCCGGGCAAGAAGGTCTTCAGCGACGACGGCAGCAAGGCTGACATCAGGATCATCAAGGGCTCGGTCGATCCGTCCAGCCCGCAGGCCGCCCATCAGGTCGACGGACTGGCCGGTGCCACGCTCACCAGCAAGGGCGTGGACAACCTGCTGCACTTCTGGCTGGGCCCCAAGGGCTTCGGGCCGTTCATCGCGAACCTGCGTGACAGCGCACAGGGTTCATCGCAGGCATCGACGGGAGGACGCTGAGCATGGCTGACAAACCCACCATCCGCGAGGTTCTCCTCGACCCGATCATCAAGAACAACCCGATCGGGCTGCAGATCCTCGGCATCTGTTCGGCACTGGCCGTCACCTCCAACCTGAAGACCGCGCTGGTGATGTCGATCGCGCTGACGCTCGTCACCGCCTTCTCCAGCATGTTCATCTCGATGGTGCGCACGCAGATTCCGGGCTCGATCCGGATGATCGTGCAGATGGTCATCATCGCGTCGCTGGTCATCATCGTCGACCAGCTGCTCAAGGCCTACGCCTTCTCGCTGTCCAAGCAGCTGTCGGTGTTCGTCGGCCTGATCATCACCAACTGCATCGTGATGGGTCGTGCCGAGGCCTTTGCCATGGCCAACCCGCCCGTGCTCTCCTTCATGGACGGCATCGGCAACGGCCTGGGCTACAGCACCATGCTGATGCTTTTGGGCACCATCCGCGAGCTGCTGGGCGCCGGCAAGCTGTTCGGCATCACCATCCTGCCGGTGGTCAACGACGGCGGCTGGTATGTGCCCAACGGCCTGCTGCTGCTGCCGCCGTCGGCCTTCTTCCTGATCGGCATGATCATCTGGGCCCTGCGTACCTGGAAGAAGGAGCAGTGCGAGACGCCGGCCTTCCGGCTGGCCCCGCACACGCGCGAGGAGGAGTACTGAGCATGGACATCCAGCTGACCCGGACGTCCGGGATGACTGACTACGAGGGACAACGCAGATGACCGCGCACTATCTGAGTCTTTTCTTCCGCTCCGTGTTCATCGAGAACATGGCGCTGGCCTTCTTCCTGGGGATGTGCACCTTCATCGCCATCTCGAAGAAGGTGCAGACGGCCATCGGCCTCGGCGTGGCGGTGGTGGTGGTGCAGGCCATCACGGTGCCGGCCAACAACCTGCTGTTCACCTGGCTGCTCAAGCCCGGTGCACTGGCCTGGGCCGGGCTGCCCGACGTGGATCTGAGCTTCCTGGGGCTGCTGTCGTACATCGGCGTGATCGCCGCCATCGTGCAGATCCTGGAGATGCTGCTGGACAAGTACGTGCCCAGCCTCTACAACGCACTGGGCGTGTTCCTGCCGCTGATCACCGTCAACTGCGCCATCATGGGCGGCACGCTGTTCATGGTCGAGCGTGACTACACCTTCGCCGAGAGCGCCGTCTACGGTGTGGGCTCGGGCCTGTCGTGGGGTCTGGCCATCGTGCTGCTGGCCGGCATCCGCGAGAAGCTCAAGTACAGCGACGTGCCCGACGGCCTGCAGGGCCTGGGCATCACCTTCATCACCATCGGCCTGATGGCGCTGGCCTTCATGTCGTTCTCGGGGGTCCAGCTGTGATGCCTGACGCAACCCTCACCAAGCCTGCAGGAGGAAGCCTTTCATGAATTCGGAAATCCTGCTCGGGGTCGGCATGTTCACGGTGATCGTGCTGTCGCTGGTGGTGCTGATCCTGGTGGCGCGCTCGTGGCTGGTCTCCAGCGGCGACGTCACCATCGAGATCAACGGCGAGCGCAAGATCACGGTGCCTGCCGGCGGCAAGCTGCTTCAGACCCTGGCCGGTCAGGACATCTTCCTGTCCTCGGCCTGCGGCGGCGGCGGCTCGTGCGCCCAGTGCAAGTGCATCGTCGAATCCGGCGGCGGCGAGATGCTGCCCACCGAAGAAGCCCACTTCACGCGGCGTGACGCGTCCGAAGGCTGGCGCCTTTCCTGCCAGACCCCGGTCAAGCAGGACATGAAGATCCGCGTGCCCGAAGAAGTGTTCGGCGTGCGCAAGTGGGAATGCACGGTCGAGTCCAACTTCAACGTCGCCACCTTCATCAAGGAGCTGACGCTGCGCCTGCCCGAGGGCGAGAGCGTGGACTTCCGCGCCGGCGGCTACGTGCAGCTGGAATGCCCGCCGCACGAAGTGGCCTACAAGGACTTCCACATCCAGGACGAGTTCCGTGCCGACTGGGACAAGTTCAATCTGTGGCGCTTCGTCTCCCGGGTGAACGAGCCGGTCGTCCGGGCCTATTCCATGGCCAACTATCCGGGCGAGAAAGGCATCGTCAAGTTCAACATCCGGGTGGCCTCGCCCCCGCCCAAGGGCGGCGACAACATTCCGCCGGGCAAGATGTCCTCGTGGGTGTTCAACCTGAAGCCGGGCGACAAGGTCACGGTGTATGGTCCGTTCGGCGAGTTCTTCGCCAAGGAGACCGACAACGAGATGGTGTTCATCGGCGGCGGTGCCGGCATGGCGCCCATGCGCTCGCACATCTTCGACCAGCTCAAGCGCCTGAAGTCCCAGCGCAAGATCAGCTTCTGGTACGGTGCGCGCTCGCTGCGCGAGGCCTTCTATGTGGATGAGTTCGACCAGCTGGCCAAGGAGAACCCCAACTTCACCTGGACGCTGGCGCTCTCCGATCCGCTGCCCGAGGACAACTGGACGGGGCCGACCGGCTTCATCCACAACGTCCTGTACGAGAACTATCTGAAG from Lautropia mirabilis harbors:
- a CDS encoding NADH:ubiquinone reductase (Na(+)-transporting) subunit D, whose translation is MADKPTIREVLLDPIIKNNPIGLQILGICSALAVTSNLKTALVMSIALTLVTAFSSMFISMVRTQIPGSIRMIVQMVIIASLVIIVDQLLKAYAFSLSKQLSVFVGLIITNCIVMGRAEAFAMANPPVLSFMDGIGNGLGYSTMLMLLGTIRELLGAGKLFGITILPVVNDGGWYVPNGLLLLPPSAFFLIGMIIWALRTWKKEQCETPAFRLAPHTREEEY
- the nqrE gene encoding NADH:ubiquinone reductase (Na(+)-transporting) subunit E — protein: MTAHYLSLFFRSVFIENMALAFFLGMCTFIAISKKVQTAIGLGVAVVVVQAITVPANNLLFTWLLKPGALAWAGLPDVDLSFLGLLSYIGVIAAIVQILEMLLDKYVPSLYNALGVFLPLITVNCAIMGGTLFMVERDYTFAESAVYGVGSGLSWGLAIVLLAGIREKLKYSDVPDGLQGLGITFITIGLMALAFMSFSGVQL
- the nqrF gene encoding NADH:ubiquinone reductase (Na(+)-transporting) subunit F, yielding MNSEILLGVGMFTVIVLSLVVLILVARSWLVSSGDVTIEINGERKITVPAGGKLLQTLAGQDIFLSSACGGGGSCAQCKCIVESGGGEMLPTEEAHFTRRDASEGWRLSCQTPVKQDMKIRVPEEVFGVRKWECTVESNFNVATFIKELTLRLPEGESVDFRAGGYVQLECPPHEVAYKDFHIQDEFRADWDKFNLWRFVSRVNEPVVRAYSMANYPGEKGIVKFNIRVASPPPKGGDNIPPGKMSSWVFNLKPGDKVTVYGPFGEFFAKETDNEMVFIGGGAGMAPMRSHIFDQLKRLKSQRKISFWYGARSLREAFYVDEFDQLAKENPNFTWTLALSDPLPEDNWTGPTGFIHNVLYENYLKDHPAPEDCEFYMCGPPVMNAAVIKMLTDLGVERDSIFLDDFGG